A genomic region of Bactrocera dorsalis isolate Fly_Bdor chromosome 3, ASM2337382v1, whole genome shotgun sequence contains the following coding sequences:
- the LOC105230581 gene encoding vacuolar protein sorting-associated protein 28 homolog, with protein MQENCPELYEEVKLYRNAREREKYDNMADLYAIINTLQQLEKAYIRDCITPQEYTAACSKYLVQYKVAFKQVQCDEYPSVDTFVKKFRLDCPAALERIREDRPITIKDDKGNTSKCIAEIVSLFITIMDKLRLKMNTMDALQPDVKDLADNMNRLSLIPKDFEAKQKVETWLSTLNDMQASDELSESQVRQFLFDLESAYADFTKLLHSQ; from the coding sequence ATGCAAGAAAATTGTCCAGAATTGTACGAAGAGGTGAAACTCTATCGGAATGCACGGGAACGAGAGAAATATGACAATATGGCTGATTTGTACGCAATCATCAATACTCTTCAACAGCTCGAAAAGGCGTACATCCGTGACTGCATCACCCCACAGGAGTATACGGCCGCTTGTTCCAAATATTTAGTGCAGTACAAAGTTGCTTTCAAGCAAGTTCAATGTGATGAATATCCCAGTGTagatacatttgtaaaaaaatttcgattagACTGCCCTGCAGCTCTGGAACGAATACGAGAAGATAGACCTATAACAATTAAAGACGATAAAGGAAATACATCCAAATGCATAGCAGAAATAGTTTCATTATTCATAACCATCATGGACAAATTACGACTCAAAATGAATACGATGGATGCTTTGCAGCCGGACGTAAAAGACTTGGCTGATAATATGAACCGACTTTCATTGATTCCAAAAGATTTTGAAGCCAAACAAAAAGTTGAAACTTGGCTTAGCACTTTAAATGACATGCAAGCCTCTGATGAATTGTCAGAATCACAGGTTCGCCAATTTCTATTTGATTTGGAATCGGCTTACGCTGATTTTACTAAATTATTGCATAGTCAATAG
- the LOC105230583 gene encoding sugar transporter SWEET1, giving the protein MPLPTYDVLLESTAVVSTVLQFLSGVIICRKYIQKKSTGESSGLPFICGFLSTSFWLRYGMLTDERSVILVNIIGSFLFLCYTMIYYIFSVNKKSYMRQFGIVLCILFSVWYYTNLVETEAEKIRIMGLVCSIVTVCFFAAPLTMLIHVIRVQNSESLPFALIVMTFLVSIQWVIYGVVISDTFIQIPNFFGCLLSMLQLCLFVVYPPKTYSGQGYRLVDQAPIF; this is encoded by the exons ATGCCGCTTCCTACATACGATGTGCTACTGGAGTCTACAGCAGTAGTCAGTAcggttttacaatttttgtctGGAGT aaTTATATGTCGTAAGTACATACAAAAGAAAAGTACCGGCGAATCATCAGGCCTACCTTTTATTTGTGGATTTCTTTC AACTTCATTTTGGCTTCGATATGGTATGCTCACTGATGAACGCAGCGTTATATTGGTCAATATAATTGGGTCCTTCCTTTTCCTATGCTACACAATGATATACTATATTTTCTCAGTAAACAAAAAGTCCTATATGAGACAATTTGGCATTGTATTATGTATTTTGTTTAGTGTCTGGTACTATACTAATTTGGTTGAAACTGAAGCGGAAAAAATTCGTATTATGG GTTTGGTCTGCAGTATTGTTACAGTGTGTTTTTTTGCAGCTCCTCTAACAATGCTAATTCATGTGATACGTGTACAGAATTCAGAAAGTTTACCCTTTGCACTGATAGTAATGACATTTCTAGTGTCCATACAGTGGGTCATATACGGTGTCGTCATATCAGACACTTTTATACAG ataccaaatttttttggatGTTTACTTTCAATGCTGCAACTTTGTCTATTTGTTGTTTACCCACCTAAAACATATTCTGGCCAAGGCTATCGCTTGGTTGACCAAGCTcctatattttaa